Proteins encoded in a region of the Flammeovirga yaeyamensis genome:
- a CDS encoding coiled-coil domain-containing protein — MRNHSSDFKKELLQQKSWIRMGIAGIVLCGTVITYAVFNGSDGSKQQRMRINELEKRNAQIEAEGSAYLSKIKHQNDRILDLKDDVLRLEKKLNLKEAELTTHDQTLDMKQGSIRSLESRISELKDDKYRMQRNIDENNRVIQEMSQRSKEQNELLKQTQNQLKDVQAQLERIQAKHLAALKDQKLAEQSEIAAQEALRNQKMLYSNLMQELATTRANLNTATLQANDKDLQLQLAQQKELQQQQLQYKEKELQTQANTDLYKLISVTSIVLVIALIIFVVFALQKSDNDFILFSRSQRKDEVT, encoded by the coding sequence ATGAGAAATCACTCTTCAGATTTTAAAAAGGAACTATTACAACAGAAAAGCTGGATCAGAATGGGTATCGCTGGAATTGTACTTTGTGGTACAGTGATAACTTATGCCGTTTTTAATGGAAGCGATGGAAGTAAGCAACAACGAATGCGTATTAATGAACTGGAAAAAAGAAATGCACAGATTGAAGCAGAAGGAAGTGCATACCTATCAAAGATCAAACATCAAAATGATCGGATTCTAGATCTTAAAGATGATGTTTTAAGACTTGAGAAAAAGCTCAACTTAAAAGAAGCGGAATTAACTACTCATGATCAAACACTTGACATGAAACAAGGATCGATACGATCGTTGGAATCTCGTATTTCTGAGTTAAAAGACGACAAATATAGAATGCAAAGAAATATCGATGAGAACAATCGAGTAATACAAGAAATGAGTCAACGTTCCAAAGAACAAAATGAATTACTCAAGCAGACTCAAAATCAATTAAAAGATGTACAAGCTCAGTTAGAAAGAATACAAGCTAAACATCTTGCTGCTTTAAAAGATCAAAAATTAGCGGAACAGTCTGAAATAGCTGCACAGGAGGCCTTACGTAATCAAAAAATGTTGTACTCTAATTTAATGCAAGAATTAGCGACAACTCGTGCCAATTTAAATACCGCTACTTTACAAGCAAACGATAAAGATCTTCAATTACAGTTGGCTCAGCAGAAGGAACTTCAACAGCAACAACTACAATACAAAGAAAAAGAGTTACAAACACAGGCAAATACCGACCTTTATAAGCTGATTTCTGTGACAAGTATTGTTTTGGTCATTGCCTTGATTAT